Below is a window of Gopherus evgoodei ecotype Sinaloan lineage chromosome 21, rGopEvg1_v1.p, whole genome shotgun sequence DNA.
CTAGCCTTCTTCCCTTTTCAATGATAATGAAAACATGCCTCATTCACCAACCATAATATTCTCCCTCCATATAATTTTTCCCAGGTGCATCATGTCCTGTGTTCATGGCTTCAAGGAAAGATTTGGAGAATGAGTAGGCCATAGGCCACATCCTGAAGTTTCACAGACTTGTGCTGTGGGTTCAGAAGGCATTCCACTGTCAATGAACCAGCATTGGTTTGCTCAGTTGTCTCAGCAGATTATGGTTCTCCTTGTGTCTAaatgaagagaggagaggagaggagaggagagatgctgcaCTTTCATGTTTCTAACAATCGCAACTTCTGGAAATGTCTTGAGCCAGGGTTCTTGGGGCTTCCAGGATGAAGAGCTGAGAGTCGAGTTCCCATTCTAGCCAGGGACTCTGAGCTGTGATATCTGTTCCAGGCATAAGGAGTAGAAGAAAGTCAGGGAGTAGGGAGCCTCCTGCAGGGGGTGCAGAGAGGAGACCCAGGGCCAGAGAGAACTTTTGAAGAAACTCACCAGAGCAGCCAGTGGGGAGGCCTGGCTTGAGTGACCTGCACTGCAGAGCAGGAACAGAATCCATCAGAGGGAGTTAGGAGCCCAGAAGGGGCATAAAGGCTTTTGGTAAATAATGTTTAATATTGAATATTTATAGACAGACACGAAGAGGAAATGAGTCACAATAATTGGTGTTATCTATTGATCTATCGATCTATCTCTTGAATCACATACTATGCTTTTGTCCCTCATATATGAATTGTATATATCCATGCAGAGAGATGGTATTCTAATACAATTAATAGGCTGGCTTTGTGAGATCCTTTCTTAGCTTTAATGTGACTAGTTTTACAATGGATGATGCATGAAATGCCAGATCAGTGCATATGACACCAGACAAATTACTCATACCAGTAtttattagagagagaagatggcccttatgcagagctcatctccagacctgaagaagagctctgtatactttttagagcttgtctctctcccctgcAGAACTTGGTCAAATATTAACCTCACCCACTGTGTCTCTCAAATATTTGgtgaccaacatggctgcaacaaGACTGCATACACCAGTGTTTATGTCACTATTGAATTTAGCCTTGTGTCTTTGAGCCAGTATCAAACCACCAATGTTGATGGAGCTACTCTGCATTAGCAAAGGATTAGCTGACATGTGGAAAACAcaaaggagtccttgtggcatgtttgagactaacacatttatttggatattagcttttgtgggctataacccacctcatcagatgcatggagtgaaaaatacagtaggctgtatatttatacctgcctactgtatttttcattccatgcatctgatgaagtgtgttttagcccacgaaagctaatgcccaaataaatatgtttgtctctaaggtgccacaagaactcctcatcGGTTTtgatgatacagactaacacagattCTCCTCTGCAATCTGAGATGGGGAATTCATCCATGCATCTCTGTTGCACTCACATTCTCTCGGCCACCATTACCCATTCTTGGATCATTGTGTGTATTGGCCTTTGGCCAAATCCTGATCCATTTGAAGTGAGTGGCTAAATCCCAGCGATTTAAAAAGGATCAAAATTGGCCTCATTATCATGTCTGATTGTCTTTAAGAAATATTCCACGGTTTcctcttaaacaaacaaacaacctttTTCCACCATGGCACAAATGACACAGCATTGATTTATTTAGGGTTACAATAATGAAAAGATGTTTACCTAAGGTTCTTGGTTCTCTAACACATCATTAAAAGTAAGATGACATCCCAGCCCTATTCATATAATTATTTCAGCAGAAACTCAATCATGCAGACACTTCTTGTACACATCTTTATCATTGTGGAAAGAAAACTTTCAGCTCGCTCAGAAAACCCCATCAAACAGATGACATTTGGGCACTCCTGATAGGTAACAGAACATCAACAATGTTGTCTAAGTGAACACTTACCATCTGTGTAGTCATTCCCACCTTAAAAATACTTTgaacaaagaaagaaatcaacccaccaaaaactaaaaaaatagagataaagacaaaaaacaaacaggtaTTGAACTGATACTGCAATCCAATTTTTACTCCAAAAAAGAAAAGCCAGACACTCCCTGAGGTCCACTAAGGACTTTGATATGGCTAATGATTTTATGAAGAAGGTGCTAACATAGCatggtgatgggtggcagtacACAGTACTGTGATAGATAGATACACAGGCAaacagatagatagatgatatTATTTACATTGgtatgcatttacattaaatccatTGACTTGAGTCGTGTTTTCATTTTTGCCACTCCAAATTCCCCTTTTCGCACAAAGAGATGACAAACCATGATCTCACGGAGTCAATTATATCATCATTTGATTATATTTATAAGGAAACACAGAAGGAAgttaaaatcaaaacagaaagatggactttttatttgttttaaatgaccTCCATCCAATCAGTTTCCTCAGGGCAACTTTGATCTCCTTGtttctcatgctgtagatgattgGATTCAGCACTGGAGGTACCATGGAATAGGAAACATCCACCACGAGATTCAGATGTGATATGGGCCTGGAGTGGGGTTTCAGGTAGGCAATGATGCCAGTGGAAACATACAAAGAGACAACAGTGATGTGAggcaggcaggtggagaaggctttttgccggccctgctcagtggGGATTCTTAGCACTGatctgaagatctgaacatatgacacaattattaaaacaaaacagcttaaagctaagcatgcaCTAAAGACAATAACCTCagtttcactgaggtctgagtcaGAGCAGGCAAGCTTGAGTAGCTGGGGAATGGCGCAGAAAAACTGATCCACCACATTTCCTccacataaggataatgcaaatgTGTTTCCAGTGTGCAGGGCAGAGTAAAGAATACCACTGATCCAgacactggctgccatttggacacaagctctcctgttcatcactctCTCGTAgagcagtggttggcagatggcgacaTATCGATCATATGCCATGGCAGTCAGGATGCCGAGATCAGCTGAACCAAGGAACATGAAGAGAAAGATTTGGGCAACACATCCAGAATAAGAAATCACCTTGATGTTCATAAGGGAATTaaccatggatttggggatggtgacagagatggagccaaggtCTAGGATGGCCAGATTCACCAGGAAGAAGTACAAGGGAGTGTGAAGATAGTGGTTGAGGGCTATGGCTGTGATGATAAGAAGATTCCCCATCAGGCCTGCCAGATAAATcattagaaacaccacaaagtgcaaaatctgcagctcccgaatgtcagagaatcccaggagaaagAACTCGGTCATGGTGGTTCGGTTGGACATTCCTCAGCAAGTTGTGtgatggctgtggagggaagAAGAAGGTCCACACTCAGGATTCGATTGTCAGAGAGAATGGCCTTGATTCCCTTCTTAGTaatgtccgttacagctattcccctattccattttgtttccccagactccattttgttttctgttctcctgtggccgcccttccctggctgttaagttgtttaccagggccactgcccttctcaaagggagggccccttaagttgtttaacaagagccattgcccttctcaaagggatggccacttgtgctaagtgggaccactgcccttttcaaagggttagtcctgttatcacctcgttgaacctgggcttggtgtagggtaggcaatgtccagagctgcaaggcctattgtggttttaagatcctgagcatgagtcatagtctcatgtgctcttgagtcacctattgcacaggactatgtccaggcatgtctctgggcttaccttcagtttttcccctgtgccccctcccctgtgacagagggagcctatcaggattactggtgggaaactgcccaagtttgcctttaaaaccagacatttttgaaacacacctcagaaaggttcctgcattgctgcctggtctgatcagccaggggttctggggggtcctttctccgctctcgttttatttttgagcgtacccccgtttttgaacccccccccacgaagaacgaattgctacctgagagatctcctgattattgagactgtaccgaaccctccttgcctcttctgatgttgctgctgcttctgcctttgctgctgccttggggactggtaagaatccctctgtaaagctttctatacttttattttattattttagctgccggctctgtttccccagcacacagactcaagctaaaccttggtctgtgtcttaaaacctctcttaaactacagggctctttgccactgctaagctctgctcctgtgggctttgccttggggctctctgctttcagctgcatccaccgctgtagctaccatcccttggcttcctttggagctgggtcctggatacataccactctgccctctgtaacctccccatagcataaggtgcaccataggtcttgtttttttttaataagtcatagtttgttaagattgtagagcttgtaagtttctgtgatatttgttgtgttgcctaattgttggttaagataagtttagaaaatcattgcctggttgtattctgtagctgcttgtcattttatataagtttgattaagttaggggatagataaggtttttactatttaaatttgtcttcccactgccccaattcccccccccgagctccagagtcactcattgcagtctctctgctgtttaaacttgcagcctgtctgctctctgtgtctccctgagtttaaatctccctctgtagcgcctctatctttggtttctgctccaccacgtgctcctcttcccccatcccctaacctcattcctctaccactgcctttctctctctctctcttttaatcccttcccccacgtgttcaccccgctcctactgctgccaaacctcaattgtattactgaagtctagcataaaaccccattggttaccctttttctctctcacacacctcacatttatatttacaccactgtgacacatttttacctaaagttgttggttatttaacacattttacccataactgttagttggttatatgctgctgtgacacaccctttacctagaaattgttagctacctgttacatttatacttcagtgttagttggttaccagctgtattgtaccccactgtattgtaccccactattgaaaccccctatactatactaaaagaactccctccccaattgcctaccttaacaaaccccatacccctcactattaaattttccctgtttttgcatttccttaataaagtttattttgcaccccacctgtgtggtaattgctccccaagatcccatatacctgcaggcagggacaagtaACTGTCCCAGGATCTCACTGCTGATGATCATAGCACTAGAGAGAGAAGGTCAGTGAGGTAATAGCTGTTATTGTATCAGCTTCCATGGgtgagacaaactttcgagcctCACATACTACCTCACCAGCCTTGTCTatttaatattctgggaccaacatggctacaagtaCTGCATACAATCAGGTGTGTTAACACACTGGTGTCAATTAGCATAACTCCCATAAAATCTATGGGGCTACATCAGTttgcaccatctgaggatctggcccaagatgtCACTTGAACAAATGCATTAAAGACTGGAACAAATTGCAAAAAAAAGTCACAGATTGAGCAAATATGGCCCCTCAACTCTGTCAAACAACAGAGAAAAAACTTTGGCATGAAACTAAAGTACTAGAACCCCAAGACAGCCCAATTCCCACTTTCTAGGGAAATATGACACACTTGCTGAGCATCCTAAGTGCTAGCTTGTCTGTAACAATTCCTCTCCAACCTCTGTTTATAGATGACCTGCCACTTGGTTACAAATTGATTAATGGCACCAATCCCAGCAGCACTCCCATCTCAGAGTAAAGATGGGCTGGTAGCATTGCACAGTTACTGCTAGGTTGTGTCGTTTCCCTCTGCGACTTTATATCTGGTATGTGCTGGTCAGAGGCAGTCAGGAGACTTGGCTTTTGTTCTTGTCTCTGCAAGTGACCTGCTGTATGATCTTGGGATGGTCACTTCCTCTCCCCATGTCTctgtttcctcttcctccctttctctgACTTCTCTTTTATGAGCTCTGTGGGGGTGGGATGTGTTTTATCATGTATCTGCACTGTGAACCCATTTACAGACTCTGtgctcagctggcagcagtgttGCACATGGGATATGTTGATAGACCAGGAGGTTTGGATCCCTGTCCCATTGACCTCCTGTTGGTCCATCTACACAGGAGAGGGGAACACCTTCCCAGCTCCAGTAGATGGACATGGGCTAGTTCTGCTCAAGTTACTGCACAAAACATACCCATGTAGCCAGAGGTAGCCTGTGCACCAGATCAGGCTCCATCCAACTACGAACCCATGCTGTTAAGGCAGGTTCATATTGAGGTGACTAGACTGAGCCGCTCCCTGTGCTGGCCCCATCTGCTCCGCTATGAGCTAGTGAAGTCTGCCTACTTGAGTttggaagcatgctcccagctgtgGTGTAGATATGCCCTTAGTGTCCTTTGGCAAAGTCCAGACAGACAGCCTGCCACTGCTTGATTCAACCCAGACTCTGAGTTTCAAGGTTCAAGCATGTCTGTTAGGTACAGCCCATATTCCCTGGGTAACAGCTCTGTTGTTTATTCAGTTCTGTCATCCTGCAGTTATGtctttgaaaaagaaataaaaatgtatataacAGAATGACATCTTTGAAAATTATGGTATCACTGGACAACATTAGTACTTCCCATCCTAGTCAATAATATTCTGATTTaactctttttaaagaaaatttgtgTTTTCAGTTAAACAATTTTTTATGCAAGgtctcatctatctatctatctatctatctatctatctatctatctatctatctatctatctatctatctatctatctatctatctatctattcaaaagctgatttttttcttgAGGGGTGAGATTTTGGctggaatttttcagttttcagcagagAATGATTGGTTTCCTATTGCAGAAATTCCAAAGTTTGGAAATTTGGGATTACTTCTATGAAAAGACAGTATTTTCTAACGAAGAAAAAAAGACAATAGCAAACTTACTGTGTTGGTTTTTGGATAGATTTTCCCAACTTGCAAAGCATTTGATCCTGCAGTGTTAGAAATTAATGACCACTGTTGATATATCTCTCTTAGAAACCCATCATTGCATTATCCAGCACTGATTTTCATATTCTGTCCCTGGCTTTCTGGGTTACTGAGTCTCCCTGCAGTTCCAAGTAGACAGGGATCCATGCCACAGATGAGCACTTCCTGCTCCACTCCTGGGGCAGGCTTGGCTGAGAGATGAAGGATTAAATAGAATCAGGGACTGAAAGTCCCTCCCAGCTGTACAGCTTGACATGGCTACAGCCCAGGAAGTCTCTGCTCTGGGTCTAAATAGTCGAATGATGtctccagggttgtgagcccagcAATGATCTCACCTCTGAACAAACCACCCTGACAATATACTCTAACTGACCCCACAGAGGGAGAACACAACTCAGCCTTGATCTTACACAATGGCAACATCTCTGGAAGGACCCTTGGCTAAAAACAAGGCAAGGTTGAGGCCCAAAGAGTGTCCCAAGATATTTGCCaaatcaaatatatatttatagcaCAGACAGTTGACCTACAATAGCTTAGAGCACCAGAAGCTCCGCTGGCCTGGAATAGTCTCTTCTTTCATTCATGCCACATAATTACTTTTGGGGGAACAGAGTTTTTTTGCCCCTGCATTGGCTCAGCAGCTCTTGGAATGCAGCCACCAGAGGAACTCACAGCCCAGGCTTCCCTGGCTGCTTGAAATTGATCACTAAGAGGTAGCCAGAGACAAACTCTAATAAAGAATGATCATTTcctgagctggtataaattaatacagttccactgatttcagagtaGCTAGGGCTAATTATGCCGAATGATGGCCTGGCCCTTTGATTTCAATTGTGCtatggccaatttatatcagctgaggatttggcctgtcAGAGTTTAATTTGTTTAGTTGGGATTAGGGGTGTCTTTTGAAAGACCattttgtgtgtggaggggggagtaGGGCGAGGTTGGAGACTGAAGTTCCAATAGTTTCTCCTGAAGACCAccaccctctcctctccttctATGGCATGTCTACGGCTCATCATCAATCCTGGAGGTGGCCACagaatgggagctgttggatggTCCTCAGTGTGCCATGTCCCTGTGTAGGTGATGGAGCTACATCACAGAGATGGCCAACAGGAGATGCACCACACATGTCCAGGAATGGGCTAAACAGCCTATAGCCCTGGGTAGAGAGGAGTCTGATTACAACTCTGTTCTGGTTCTAAGTCCTGTGCTTGGACCATGCTCCAGATAAACCTTCCATAAATTAAGGCTCAAGCTGAACAACAACCAGCCACCACTGCCACCTCCTGACCTGGGGCAGGAAACTGAGGATCTCACTGGAGGTTCCTCGGGTCAGTGTCCACCAGGGCTGGTGACCTGTTGGAGAATCAAACTCAAGCATTTTGGAAGCAGCTTCTTAGAAATGGCTGTtccacctggggtgggggggcattgtTCAGCAAACCCCCCTTCAGGGCACAGAGCTCTGCCTAACATGGCTTGTGTTGCGCCCCTGGAGTTCTGCTGACAAAGACCATGTGATTGGGGACACAGTGTCCCGCACTGAGGACCCAGAGCCCTTTCTCTGCCTATTGCAGGGATCTGAAATAGTTTTTCAACTCCTACTGTTGCTCCatcttggagaagctgtgtttgttcagggctgaatttgggaTATCAGGGCCAGATCCAGCAGCTGTTGATCATGGTTCTGGCAACAGTCATTGGCAGTGGTGTCTGAACAATGGCTGCAGGAATGGCCTAGGGAATGGGCTTAGGGACTGCTGCTCAGGGTCTGGCCAGCCATGCAACTGTCCCAGACTGGGTACCCCAGGGCTTCCAGTCTCTTGGGAACCCTGGctccccaggcttcccctctcagCATTGATTCCAAGGAGCCAGTTGGCCTGTGAATATGGAAGCCTTTGGGTTCCTGGCACAGGACAATCTGCATGGCAAGGTTAGCCCAGAGCTGTGGACACTGGGattccaggctcccagctccatgGCATGGAATCTGGAAGCCCTCAGAGCCCTGTCTTGAGCCAGGGTTCTTGGGAATTCCAGGCTGCAGAGTGGAGAGCTGAAGCTCCCATTCAAGCCAGGGACCCCTAGCTGTGATCTCTGATCCAGAGATAAAGAGTAGAACAATTTCAGGGAGTAGTGAGCCTCCTGGAGGATATGCACAGAAATACTCACAGCTTCctctgaaacaaacaaataagCAACCCTTTCCCACCATAGTACGAATGACACAgcatagatttatttatttaagttacaataataaaaagatgTCTACCTAAGGGTCTTGGTTCCCTAACACATCATTAATAACACAGTAATAACCCAGCTCTATTCATATAATTATTTCAATAGGAACTCAACCATGCAGACACTTGTCACACCTTTATCATTGTAGAAAGAAAATTTGCAGCTCGCGTAGAAAACCCCATCAAAGAGGTGAAGTAGAGCCACCCCCAATAGGTAACAAAACATTGACAATGCTGTCTCAATGAACACGTACCATCTTCCCAGTCAGTCCCACCTTAAAAACAATGGAACAATGAAAGAAATAAACCCACCTACTGATTaggtaaaaaaaatataaactaaaaatcagaaacagaagcaaaaaaaacaGTTATTGCACTGATACTGCAATCCAATTTTGTACTCCCAAAAAGAAGAGTCAgggactccatgaagtccactaagAACTTTGATATGGCTACTGGTATTATacagaaggtgctcagatagcaTGATGATGGGTGGCAGTATTCAATCCTGTGACAgataaacagacagacagacagacaaatagatactGATATTATTCATACTGGTATAAATTTAtggtagctccactgacttgagTGGTGTTTTCATTTTCCCCATGCAAATTCCCCTTTGTGCATAAAGAGATGGCAAATCATATGCTCATGGAGACAAAAATGTCATCAGCTGATTTATTTGTAAAGAAACACACATGGGTGTTGGAACTAAGGGTGTGAGGGGTGCTGCAgtaccccttggcttgaagtagtttctaTTATATGCAGTGTTTAGAAagcttggttcaatggctctcagcacccccactataaaaattgttccagcacccctggaagcacagaaggaaattaaaatcaaaggAGAAAGATGAACATTTTATTGATTATGAATAACCTCTGTCCAATCAATTTCCTCACGGcagctttgatctccttgttccttATGCTGTAGATGATCAGATTCATCATTGGAGGCACCACGGAATAGAAAACATCCACcacgagatccagacctgatgTTGAGCTGGAGTtgggtttcaggtaggcaaagataccagagaaaataaacaaaaacacactgTAACATGAGAAAGACACTGGTGGAGAAAGCCTTATGCCAGCCGTGCTCAGAGGGAATTCTCAGCAcagttttgaagatctgaacatatgacacaattGTTAAAACAAAGCAGCTTAAGACTAAGCATGCACTAAAGGCAATAACACCACTTTCATTGACGTCAGAGTCAGAGCAGGCAAGCTTGAGTAGCTGGGGGAtatcacagaagaactgatccactCTGTTACCTCCACAGAAAGATATTACAAACGTGTTCCCAGTGTGCAGGGCAGAGTAAAGAATACCACTGATCCAgacactggctgccatttggacacaagctctcctgttcatcattctctcatagtgcagtggttggcaaaTGGCGACATATCGATCATATGCCATGACAGTCAGGATGCCGAGATTAGCTGAACCAAGGAACATGAACAGAAAGACTTGGGCGACACATCCAGAATAAGAAATCACCCTGGTGTTCATGAGGGAATTGGACATGGGTTTGGGgggtgacagagatggagccaaggtCTAGGATGACCAGATTCACCAGGAAGAAGTACAAGGGAGTGTGAAGATGTTGGTTGAAGGCTATGGCTGTGATGGTGAGAAGATTCCCCATCAGGCCTGCCAGGTAAATcattagaaacaccacaaagtgcaaaattTGCAGCTCCCTAACATCAGAAAACGCTAGCAGAAGGAACTCGGTCACAGTGGTTTGGTTGAACATTTTCTTCCCCAGCACATTGTGTGATGGCTgtggagagaaggagaaggaccacAGTCAAGTTAGAGCAACAGAGGGAATTACCCTTATTTCCTTCTGAGTAATACCCCATGATCTGAATGCCAAAGGTGCACAGCGCTTGTCACTTCAATTGACTAGGAGCAGTGAGTGCTCCTCACCTCCGACAATCAGAGCACTGGTGAGACAAGAAGGGTGATGTAATATCTgttattgtaccaacttctgtgggtgagagagacaaactttcgagccacacagactacctcacccaccttggctctctaataacctgggactaacacagctacaactgcTGCATGCAATCAAACCATAACCCAGGTGTGTTATCCCACTAGTGTCAACTGGCGTAATACCCTTACAGGCCATGGGGCTGCATCACTTTCCACCATCTGAGGATGTGGTCCAAGGCGTCACTTGATCAAATGCATTAAAGACTGGAATAAATTACAACCCAAACCCTCAGACAGAGCAAATATGGCCCCTCAAATCTGTAAAACAACAGAGGAAAAACTTGGGCACAAAACTGAAGTACTAGAACTCCAAGACAGCCCAGTTCCCACATTCTAGTGAAAGAGGACAGACTCGCTGAGCATTCTAAATG
It encodes the following:
- the LOC115637842 gene encoding olfactory receptor 14A16-like encodes the protein MGNLLIITAIALNHYLHTPLYFFLVNLAILDLGSISVTIPKSMVNSLMNIKVISYSGCVAQIFLFMFLGSADLGILTAMAYDRYVAICQPLLYERVMNRRACVQMAASVWISGILYSALHTGNTFALSLCGGNVVDQFFCAIPQLLKLACSDSDLSETEVIVFSACLALSCFVLIIVSYVQIFRSVLRIPTEQGRQKAFSTCLPHITVVSLYVSTGIIAYLKPHSRPISHLNLVVDVSYSMVPPVLNPIIYSMRNKEIKVALRKLIGWRSFKTNKKSIFLF